The Rhodopseudomonas palustris genome window below encodes:
- a CDS encoding efflux RND transporter permease subunit, translating to MASMSGPFIARPVGTTLLAIGLFLLGLVSYAFLPVAAIPNVDFPMVMVTASRPGAAPSVMAATVAAPLERRLGEIAGLDKITSTSSLGTTRIQLQFSIGRNIDKAARDVQAAINASVSDLPTDLPTLPKFRKFNSAAAPVFILALTSKTMPVSAIYDVADTVLAQRISQVPGVGDVTVSGADQPAVRIALNPVALSNAGIATDDVRTAIVNANPVGPVGTFDGDRQSETIATNPQMRTAAQFRDIVIKSTGGNTLRLSDVATVSDATRNSRQIAWYNKQPAVLIQITKQGDANVIETVDRVKALLPELKRWMPASVEISVVTDRTGTIRASVDDMLWTLLATAVLVMVVVLTFLRRLTPTIAAGVSVPLALAGTCAGMWLTGFSINNLSLMALAIAVGFVVDDAIVMIENMYRNLERGMEPIRAATEGAKQIGFTVLSISLSLVAAFAPLIFMDGLVGRLLREFSLTLTYAIAVSTVVSLTVTPMICAHFIRAETTPRKPNWYDRAFDGTLNRIVGFYAWTLRAVLGFPGLTMLVFFATIALTVTLYVQVPKGFFPIDDSGFVIGSTRASADVSFQAMRKLQEQLADIVMADPAVEGVGSVLGGGGGPGGGGSNRGTMFINLKPSAERAGVTTQQVIDRLRRQLGQVAGIRLFMFAAQDLRAGGRQSDSNYQYTIASPDLDLLQKWAPIISKRMQTVEGITDVSSDRDDGGLELTLSIDRNMASRLGVSVQDIDNALNNAFSQRQIATIYTQRNQYQVVLEIDPKFQNDPTDLDRIFVAGADGAQVPLSAVVKARRGLSPLAVYHSQSIPSTTVSFNLLPDVPLQDATANIQRAVDELHMPEGIRGSFDGTAGDFGAASSKQPLLLLAALIAMYIVLGVLYESLAHPLTIISTLPSAGLGALLALLVTGTQLTVIAFVGIIMLIGIVKKNGIMMVDFALEAERMRGMSSADAIFEACIVRFRPILMTTLAALFAAIPLVVAVGPGTELRRPLGITIIGGLLVSQVLTLYTTPVIYLLIDRARQWRRRKPASVVAPAE from the coding sequence AAGATCACCTCGACCAGTTCGCTTGGCACCACGCGGATCCAGTTGCAGTTCTCGATCGGACGCAACATCGACAAGGCGGCGCGCGACGTCCAGGCGGCGATCAACGCCTCGGTCAGCGACCTGCCGACCGACCTGCCGACGCTGCCGAAATTCCGCAAGTTCAATTCCGCTGCGGCGCCGGTGTTCATCCTGGCGCTGACCTCGAAGACGATGCCGGTGAGCGCGATCTACGACGTCGCCGACACCGTGCTGGCGCAGCGGATCTCGCAGGTGCCCGGCGTCGGCGACGTCACCGTCTCGGGCGCAGATCAGCCGGCGGTGCGGATCGCGCTCAACCCGGTGGCGTTGTCGAATGCCGGCATCGCCACCGACGACGTCCGCACCGCGATCGTCAACGCCAATCCGGTCGGCCCGGTCGGCACCTTCGACGGCGACCGCCAGAGCGAGACGATCGCGACCAACCCGCAGATGCGCACCGCGGCGCAATTCCGTGACATCGTGATCAAGAGTACCGGCGGCAACACGCTGCGGCTGTCGGACGTCGCCACGGTGTCCGACGCCACCCGCAACAGCCGGCAGATCGCCTGGTACAACAAGCAGCCCGCGGTGCTGATCCAGATCACCAAGCAGGGCGACGCCAACGTGATCGAGACCGTCGATCGCGTGAAGGCGCTGTTGCCGGAGTTGAAGCGCTGGATGCCGGCGTCGGTGGAGATCTCGGTGGTGACCGACCGCACCGGCACGATCCGCGCCAGCGTCGACGACATGCTGTGGACGCTGCTGGCGACCGCCGTGCTGGTGATGGTGGTGGTGCTGACCTTCCTGCGCCGGCTGACGCCGACGATCGCCGCCGGCGTGTCGGTGCCGCTGGCGCTGGCCGGCACCTGCGCCGGGATGTGGCTGACCGGCTTCTCGATCAATAATCTGTCGCTGATGGCGCTGGCGATCGCGGTGGGCTTCGTCGTCGACGACGCCATCGTGATGATCGAGAACATGTATCGCAATCTCGAGCGCGGCATGGAGCCGATCCGCGCCGCGACCGAAGGGGCGAAGCAGATCGGCTTCACCGTGCTGTCGATCAGCCTGTCGCTGGTCGCGGCTTTCGCGCCGCTGATCTTCATGGATGGACTCGTCGGGCGGCTGTTGCGCGAATTCTCGCTGACGCTCACCTATGCGATCGCGGTGTCGACCGTGGTGTCGCTGACGGTGACGCCGATGATCTGCGCGCATTTCATCCGCGCCGAGACGACGCCGCGCAAGCCGAACTGGTACGACCGCGCCTTCGACGGCACGCTGAACCGCATCGTCGGGTTCTACGCCTGGACGCTGCGCGCGGTGCTCGGCTTTCCCGGTCTCACCATGCTGGTGTTTTTCGCCACCATCGCGTTGACCGTGACGCTCTACGTCCAGGTGCCGAAGGGCTTCTTCCCGATCGACGATTCCGGCTTCGTCATCGGATCGACGCGCGCTTCGGCCGACGTCTCGTTCCAGGCGATGCGCAAGCTGCAGGAACAGCTCGCCGACATCGTGATGGCCGATCCCGCGGTGGAGGGCGTCGGCTCGGTGCTGGGCGGCGGTGGCGGCCCGGGCGGCGGCGGCTCCAATCGCGGCACGATGTTCATCAATCTGAAGCCGTCGGCCGAGCGCGCGGGCGTCACGACCCAGCAGGTGATCGACCGGCTGCGCCGCCAGCTCGGCCAGGTGGCGGGCATCCGGCTGTTCATGTTCGCCGCACAGGACCTGCGCGCGGGCGGCCGGCAGAGCGATTCCAATTATCAGTACACCATCGCCAGCCCGGACCTCGATCTATTGCAGAAATGGGCGCCGATCATCTCCAAGCGGATGCAGACCGTCGAGGGCATCACCGACGTCTCCAGCGACCGCGACGACGGCGGGCTCGAACTGACGCTGTCGATCGACCGCAACATGGCGTCGCGGCTCGGCGTATCGGTCCAGGACATCGACAATGCGCTCAACAACGCGTTCTCGCAGCGCCAGATCGCGACGATCTACACCCAGCGCAACCAGTATCAGGTGGTGCTGGAGATCGATCCGAAATTCCAGAACGACCCGACCGATCTCGACCGGATCTTCGTCGCCGGCGCCGACGGCGCGCAGGTGCCGCTGTCGGCGGTGGTGAAGGCCAGACGAGGGCTGTCGCCGCTCGCGGTGTACCACTCGCAGTCGATCCCCTCGACAACGGTGTCGTTCAACCTGCTGCCGGACGTGCCGTTGCAGGATGCGACGGCCAATATCCAGCGCGCGGTCGACGAACTGCACATGCCGGAAGGCATCCGCGGCTCGTTCGACGGCACCGCCGGCGATTTCGGCGCCGCCTCGAGCAAGCAGCCGCTGCTGCTGCTCGCCGCCCTGATTGCGATGTACATCGTGCTCGGCGTGCTCTACGAGAGCCTTGCGCATCCGCTGACGATCATTTCCACGCTGCCCTCCGCCGGTCTCGGCGCGCTGTTGGCGCTGTTGGTCACCGGCACGCAACTGACGGTGATCGCATTCGTCGGCATCATCATGCTGATCGGCATCGTCAAGAAGAACGGAATCATGATGGTGGACTTTGCGCTGGAGGCCGAGCGTATGCGCGGGATGTCGTCCGCGGACGCGATCTTCGAGGCCTGCATCGTCCGCTTCCGGCCGATCCTGATGACGACGCTGGCGGCGTTGTTCGCAGCGATCCCGCTGGTGGTCGCGGTCGGGCCGGGCACCGAGTTGCGGCGGCCGCTCGGCATCACCATCATCGGCGGATTGTTGGTGTCGCAGGTGCTGACGCTGTACACCACGCCGGTGATCTATCTGCTGATCGACCGGGCGCGGCAGTGGCGCAGGCGAAAGCCCGCGTCTGTCGTTGCGCCGGCGGAATAG
- a CDS encoding tRNA-uridine aminocarboxypropyltransferase encodes MATDKTPHALPLAEPIPECARCGKPQPLCICDSVEPLTSKIQLLILQHPQEQDRGLGSARLAAQHFSNAVVKIGLSWPSLSKALGRPVRDPSRWAVLYLGSARASELATGAEIIAIDRKGQAEPFQEDILDDIEGVILLDGTWSQAKALWWRNAWMLKCQRVILDPAAPSRYGKLRKEPRSDGLSTLEAAALLLSRLQHRPDIETVLLAAFDRMLARYREVQAEMPELAPKPKKRDYRRKKRG; translated from the coding sequence ATGGCAACCGATAAGACACCTCACGCCCTTCCGCTCGCCGAGCCGATCCCCGAATGCGCGCGCTGCGGCAAGCCGCAGCCGCTGTGCATCTGCGACAGCGTCGAGCCGCTCACCAGCAAGATCCAGCTTCTGATCCTGCAGCATCCGCAGGAGCAGGACCGCGGGCTCGGCAGCGCGCGGCTGGCCGCGCAGCATTTCAGTAATGCGGTGGTGAAGATCGGGCTGTCGTGGCCGAGCCTGTCGAAGGCGCTCGGCCGCCCGGTGCGCGACCCGTCGCGCTGGGCGGTGCTATATCTCGGCTCGGCGCGCGCGTCGGAACTCGCCACCGGCGCCGAGATCATCGCGATCGACCGCAAGGGCCAGGCCGAGCCGTTTCAGGAGGACATCCTCGACGACATCGAGGGCGTGATCCTGCTCGACGGCACCTGGAGCCAGGCCAAGGCGCTGTGGTGGCGCAACGCCTGGATGCTGAAATGCCAGCGCGTGATCCTCGATCCGGCCGCGCCGTCGCGCTACGGCAAGCTGCGCAAGGAGCCGCGCAGCGACGGCCTGTCGACGCTGGAGGCCGCCGCGCTGCTGCTCAGCCGGCTGCAGCACCGCCCGGACATCGAGACCGTGCTGCTGGCCGCGTTCGACCGCATGCTGGCGCGCTATCGCGAGGTCCAGGCCGAGATGCCGGAGCTGGCGCCGAAGCCGAAGAAGCGGGACTACAGGCGGAAGAAGCGCGGCTGA
- a CDS encoding exodeoxyribonuclease III: MKIATFNVNNVNKRLPVLLGWLKAAKPDIVCLQELKAAQDDFPDAALRKAGYSAAWVGQKSWNGVAILARKRAEIVVTRRALPGSAKDLQSRYLEAAVAGIIVGCLYAPNGNPQPGPKFDAKLAWMKRLNRHAAKLLNSGVPVVLAGDFNVVPTPADIYPTRSWDKDALVQPEPRALFAALLKQGWTDALRALHPEQAPYTFWSYWRNRFERDAGLRIDHLLLDPASAQRLARGGVDRAIRGMPDASDHAPAWIVLK, encoded by the coding sequence GTGAAGATCGCCACCTTCAACGTCAACAACGTCAACAAGCGGCTGCCGGTGCTGCTCGGCTGGCTGAAGGCGGCGAAGCCCGACATCGTCTGCCTGCAGGAGCTGAAGGCTGCGCAGGACGACTTCCCGGACGCGGCGCTGCGCAAGGCGGGCTACTCCGCCGCCTGGGTCGGACAGAAGAGCTGGAACGGCGTCGCGATTCTGGCCCGCAAGCGCGCCGAGATCGTGGTCACCCGCCGGGCCTTGCCGGGCTCCGCCAAAGATCTCCAGAGCCGCTATCTGGAAGCTGCCGTCGCCGGGATCATCGTCGGCTGCCTGTACGCGCCGAACGGCAATCCACAGCCCGGGCCGAAATTCGACGCCAAGCTCGCCTGGATGAAGCGGCTGAACCGGCATGCGGCCAAGCTGCTGAACAGCGGCGTACCGGTGGTGCTGGCCGGCGACTTCAACGTGGTGCCGACGCCGGCCGACATCTACCCGACCCGGTCTTGGGACAAGGACGCGCTGGTGCAGCCGGAGCCGCGGGCGCTGTTCGCTGCATTGCTGAAGCAGGGCTGGACCGACGCGCTGCGTGCGCTGCATCCCGAGCAGGCGCCGTACACCTTCTGGAGCTACTGGCGAAACCGGTTCGAGCGCGACGCCGGACTGCGGATCGATCATCTGCTGCTCGACCCGGCCAGCGCGCAGCGGCTGGCGCGCGGCGGCGTCGACCGTGCGATTCGCGGCATGCCGGACGCCAGCGACCATGCGCCGGCCTGGATCGTGCTGAAATAG
- a CDS encoding ATP-binding protein, translating to MRSPRRKPITAIEPGLPLITLKLPKDSSYSSLVEVVVPRRSRDELILSTRNVQTFLGLMEEFRGADLLRRHGLEIRSKLLFCGPPGCGKTLTAEVFARELGLPLVVARLDAIISSFLGETATNIRKVFESAADQPCVLFLDEFDALARARADGSEHNELRRVVNSLLMLIDRFKGRGFLIAATNLEESLDAAIWRRFDEVIIFDLPSQREIRKLCELKLKNFPAPFSIADKVADLQGMSYADVERVCDNAIKRSILKRSKTLIESDFDFAMREAQRRKEVRARLHPH from the coding sequence ATGAGGTCCCCCCGACGAAAACCCATCACGGCCATTGAGCCGGGATTGCCTCTAATAACGCTTAAGCTGCCGAAAGATAGTTCGTATTCCAGTTTAGTCGAAGTGGTGGTCCCAAGGCGTTCTCGAGACGAACTGATTCTTTCAACACGCAATGTCCAAACTTTTCTCGGTTTGATGGAAGAGTTTCGTGGCGCGGACTTGTTGCGCCGCCATGGTTTGGAGATCAGATCGAAATTGCTCTTCTGTGGGCCCCCGGGTTGCGGGAAAACACTAACAGCTGAAGTTTTTGCACGCGAGCTTGGGCTTCCGCTCGTCGTTGCTCGACTTGATGCAATCATCTCGTCATTTTTAGGAGAAACCGCGACCAATATACGAAAGGTGTTCGAAAGCGCAGCTGATCAGCCCTGCGTGCTCTTTCTTGACGAATTTGACGCGTTGGCCCGTGCGAGAGCGGATGGTTCCGAGCACAATGAATTGCGGCGGGTAGTCAACAGTCTGCTCATGCTTATTGATCGATTCAAGGGCAGAGGATTTCTCATTGCTGCCACCAATCTCGAAGAATCTCTAGACGCAGCAATCTGGCGACGGTTCGACGAAGTCATTATTTTCGACCTTCCATCACAGCGCGAAATAAGAAAGTTGTGCGAACTTAAGCTCAAAAATTTTCCTGCTCCCTTTTCGATTGCAGACAAAGTCGCGGACCTTCAAGGCATGTCCTATGCTGACGTTGAGCGCGTATGTGACAATGCTATCAAACGTTCGATTCTAAAGCGCTCCAAGACACTCATCGAATCTGACTTTGATTTCGCTATGCGAGAAGCGCAGCGCCGTAAAGAAGTAAGAGCTAGACTGCACCCGCACTAG
- a CDS encoding S8 family peptidase, producing MATYEHLSLQRLVGEMDRRKHGFGKPSGREPSAHGAKIQAEVIDAVDRHKARPKIGDIDPALILKVVTTGIVSEEDWARLDLTVLAIEPDRTIILFADDSELTAFKQKVEAYNGEKPEGQKGQPHAGLIEAIESVGDLAAEDRIGTVLQSEGFVSPASFTDNRERLDVELWPVADFNADLFVHRVTTSLREHDGTVVSTYRGSSALLMRIEGAGEAIRAILELPEVRAVDRPPTPDWPELAASELTVGTMPDSVAAAADAITIGIVDSGLTSAHPYLIGSVVVAFGQPAALGDSDEKGHGTPVSGIAAYGDLRQQLAAPPFEAKFRIASARVVNAAGRFDDDQLVPTQMDNAIRRLHDDYGCRVINISLGDIKRPVGAKPSAWAAVLDFLARELDVVVIVSAGNASSAELTALGDGIVAEYPRFLLRESNRILEPASAVNVLTVGSIAHSNGLSPVDADNVGVRPIAGIAQPSPFTRIGPGANQVMKPDLVDFGGTAVFDGPTQSLQSGSNRANAGILSTHNQYLQQLLKFHSGTSFAAPLVAHKAGLILGSFPDASANLVRALLGLSAEQPEAALACLGDDADAAFNVLGYGVADVGRALVSEDNRVILYAEDSLAGDKFAVYEIPIPAVFQQKGARQIRVSLSFDPPVRHTRFDYAGIKMGFHLIRGASAEQVFAAFRKWEANEGEPFSFDGVHKCDLKPGAQRRERGTLQCATFAMHRNVGKYGDSYYLVVRCESGWSSEDQNFAVAVEMRSVADIPLYARIRERVRVRV from the coding sequence ATGGCCACATACGAGCACCTTTCATTGCAACGCCTCGTCGGGGAGATGGACCGTAGAAAGCATGGTTTCGGAAAACCCTCCGGCAGAGAGCCCAGCGCTCACGGTGCGAAAATCCAAGCTGAAGTGATTGATGCAGTTGATCGGCACAAGGCGCGGCCAAAGATTGGAGACATAGACCCCGCCCTTATTCTTAAGGTGGTAACGACGGGTATTGTGAGTGAAGAAGACTGGGCAAGGCTCGACCTCACGGTCCTGGCCATTGAGCCGGACAGGACGATTATTCTCTTTGCCGACGACTCCGAGCTTACTGCGTTCAAACAAAAGGTCGAAGCGTATAACGGGGAGAAGCCAGAAGGCCAAAAGGGTCAGCCGCATGCTGGATTAATTGAAGCAATAGAATCTGTGGGCGACCTAGCAGCCGAGGACCGTATCGGGACGGTACTTCAGTCGGAGGGCTTCGTTTCTCCCGCATCATTTACCGACAATCGCGAAAGGCTCGACGTTGAGCTCTGGCCCGTGGCTGACTTTAACGCTGACCTGTTCGTTCACCGGGTGACCACGTCACTCCGAGAACATGATGGAACGGTCGTCAGCACGTACCGGGGTAGCTCCGCCTTGCTCATGCGCATTGAGGGTGCCGGGGAAGCTATTCGCGCAATACTGGAGCTACCAGAAGTCCGCGCAGTTGATCGGCCGCCAACGCCCGACTGGCCCGAGCTAGCGGCGAGCGAGCTTACCGTAGGCACTATGCCGGATTCTGTTGCCGCTGCCGCCGACGCCATAACTATTGGAATCGTCGATAGTGGTCTCACGTCGGCACACCCATATCTGATAGGCTCCGTAGTCGTTGCTTTCGGACAGCCCGCCGCCCTAGGAGACAGCGATGAAAAGGGGCACGGTACCCCAGTCTCCGGCATTGCGGCTTACGGGGACCTCCGTCAACAATTAGCGGCCCCGCCTTTTGAAGCAAAGTTTCGAATAGCTAGCGCTCGTGTTGTTAACGCCGCAGGGCGCTTCGATGATGATCAACTTGTTCCGACCCAAATGGACAACGCAATACGCCGTCTGCATGATGATTACGGTTGCCGTGTCATCAACATATCGTTGGGTGATATCAAGCGTCCGGTTGGAGCAAAGCCTAGTGCATGGGCTGCCGTACTCGATTTCTTGGCGCGTGAACTCGATGTCGTGGTGATTGTGTCTGCCGGAAATGCCTCCTCGGCAGAACTGACCGCGCTTGGCGATGGCATTGTTGCCGAGTACCCGCGTTTTTTGCTGAGAGAATCTAATCGCATTTTGGAGCCAGCTAGTGCTGTTAATGTTTTGACAGTTGGTTCAATAGCGCACTCGAACGGCCTTTCCCCAGTAGATGCCGACAATGTAGGTGTTCGACCAATTGCCGGGATCGCGCAACCATCTCCGTTTACGCGCATCGGCCCAGGAGCAAATCAGGTCATGAAGCCTGACCTTGTTGACTTCGGCGGGACTGCGGTTTTTGATGGCCCGACGCAGAGCCTCCAAAGCGGCTCAAACCGAGCGAATGCTGGCATTCTGTCAACTCACAACCAATATCTTCAGCAGTTATTGAAGTTTCATTCAGGAACGTCATTTGCTGCGCCTTTGGTCGCGCACAAGGCGGGGCTTATTCTTGGGAGTTTCCCAGATGCTTCGGCCAACTTGGTTCGCGCATTGTTAGGTCTAAGCGCGGAGCAGCCCGAAGCAGCGCTTGCATGCTTGGGCGATGACGCGGACGCAGCGTTCAACGTGCTCGGTTACGGCGTCGCGGACGTAGGCCGAGCGCTTGTATCGGAAGACAACCGCGTAATCCTCTACGCGGAGGACTCCTTGGCCGGGGATAAATTCGCCGTGTATGAAATTCCAATCCCTGCGGTTTTTCAGCAGAAAGGGGCACGGCAGATACGCGTTTCCCTTAGCTTTGATCCGCCCGTCCGCCATACTCGTTTTGACTACGCTGGCATCAAAATGGGATTTCATCTTATTCGTGGTGCGAGCGCAGAACAGGTCTTCGCGGCGTTCCGCAAATGGGAGGCCAACGAGGGAGAGCCATTCAGTTTTGATGGAGTTCACAAGTGCGACTTGAAACCCGGAGCCCAGCGTAGGGAGCGTGGAACGCTGCAGTGCGCCACGTTTGCGATGCACCGGAATGTCGGTAAGTATGGTGATAGCTACTACCTCGTCGTTCGTTGTGAGAGCGGTTGGTCGTCCGAGGATCAGAATTTTGCAGTTGCTGTCGAAATGCGATCGGTGGCAGACATACCTCTCTATGCAAGAATCAGAGAACGCGTACGAGTCCGCGTATAG
- a CDS encoding protein-L-isoaspartate O-methyltransferase translates to MSDFARARLNMVDGQIRPHSVTDWRIIDAMRLVPREVFVPDAQKSLAYLDQDIDLDGTGGDFHHVLLNPTVTARLLQSAEIGHDDHVLVVGGATGYVAALVAKLAARVVTTVDDEAMAAQAKATLAALGLGNVTVRVAPCGEGAPAEAPFDAIILNGATEIEPTKLYDQLKMGGRLVGVFATSRPQRAIVITRSHCDFGSRVLFDTSVPILPGLRRAPAFTF, encoded by the coding sequence ATGTCGGACTTCGCGCGCGCACGCCTGAACATGGTCGACGGTCAGATCCGGCCGCACAGCGTGACGGACTGGCGAATCATCGACGCGATGCGGCTGGTTCCGCGTGAAGTGTTCGTCCCGGATGCGCAGAAGTCGCTGGCCTATCTCGACCAGGACATCGATCTCGACGGAACCGGTGGCGACTTCCACCACGTTCTGCTCAATCCGACGGTGACCGCGCGGCTGCTGCAATCCGCCGAGATCGGCCATGACGACCATGTCCTGGTCGTCGGCGGCGCCACCGGCTACGTCGCCGCGCTGGTGGCCAAGCTGGCCGCTCGGGTGGTCACCACTGTCGATGACGAAGCGATGGCGGCGCAGGCGAAAGCGACGCTTGCCGCGCTCGGTCTCGGCAACGTGACGGTCCGCGTCGCGCCGTGCGGCGAGGGGGCCCCGGCTGAGGCGCCGTTCGACGCCATCATCCTCAACGGCGCCACCGAGATCGAGCCGACCAAACTCTACGACCAGCTCAAAATGGGCGGCCGTCTGGTCGGGGTGTTCGCCACCAGCCGGCCGCAGCGGGCCATCGTGATCACCCGGTCGCATTGCGATTTCGGCTCCCGGGTGCTGTTCGACACCTCGGTTCCGATATTGCCCGGCCTGCGCCGGGCTCCGGCCTTTACCTTCTAG
- a CDS encoding TolC family outer membrane protein, giving the protein MDGVKRFSGLVTAGIFLACLGPTPVLAETIEAALIRAYQNNPQLNAQRASVRSTDESVPQALSGYRPKVSITASGGYQYTDVNSIVAGNSFHLSGSNYPRAFGATVSQTLFNGNQTANRTRAAESQVSSAREGLRVLEQSVLLSAATIYMDYLRDAATVEVQKSNVRVLDQTLKQTNDRFNVGEVTRTDVAQSQAQLAAGNTQLLTAESNLTTTRANYRRIIGSEPSGLAPGSPVDRFLPATLAQAVELGLTQNPNVTAAMFGIDVSFLNVRINEGALFPTVTLQANAQQGYEQSITTPRQFTASALAQVSVPIYQGGAEYSLIRQSKESLAQQRLNLEQVRDQTRATIVQAWGQLQAGRAQVASAQSQVKASEIALNGVREEARAGQRTTLDVLNAQQALVNARVSLVTAQHDRVVASYSVLSAIGRLTPQVLGLKTDVYDPTVHYQQVRDSWIGVRTPDGR; this is encoded by the coding sequence ATGGATGGGGTGAAGCGGTTTTCCGGTCTCGTGACGGCCGGCATCTTTCTGGCGTGTCTGGGGCCGACTCCCGTCCTCGCGGAGACGATCGAGGCCGCGCTGATTCGCGCCTATCAGAATAATCCCCAGCTCAATGCGCAGCGCGCTTCGGTGCGATCGACTGACGAATCGGTGCCGCAGGCGCTGTCGGGCTATCGACCGAAGGTCTCGATCACCGCGAGCGGCGGCTATCAATATACCGACGTCAATTCGATCGTCGCCGGCAACAGCTTTCATCTGAGCGGCAGCAACTATCCGCGGGCGTTCGGGGCCACGGTCTCGCAGACGCTGTTCAACGGCAACCAGACCGCCAACAGGACCCGGGCCGCCGAGAGCCAGGTGTCGTCGGCGCGCGAGGGCCTGCGCGTTCTGGAACAATCGGTGCTGCTGTCGGCCGCGACCATCTACATGGACTATCTGCGCGACGCGGCGACCGTCGAGGTGCAGAAGTCCAACGTTCGCGTGCTCGACCAGACCCTGAAACAGACCAACGACCGCTTCAATGTCGGCGAGGTGACCCGCACCGACGTGGCGCAGTCGCAGGCGCAGCTCGCGGCCGGCAACACCCAGTTGCTCACCGCCGAATCCAACCTCACCACCACCCGCGCGAACTACCGTCGCATCATCGGCAGTGAGCCGTCCGGGCTCGCGCCGGGCTCGCCGGTCGATCGCTTCCTGCCGGCGACGCTGGCGCAGGCTGTCGAACTCGGTCTGACCCAGAATCCAAACGTCACCGCCGCAATGTTCGGCATCGACGTCAGCTTCCTCAACGTCAGGATCAACGAGGGCGCGCTGTTCCCGACGGTGACGCTGCAGGCCAACGCCCAGCAGGGTTACGAGCAGTCGATCACGACGCCGCGTCAGTTCACCGCGTCGGCTTTGGCCCAGGTCTCGGTGCCGATCTATCAGGGCGGCGCCGAATACTCGCTGATCCGGCAATCGAAGGAATCGCTGGCGCAGCAGCGACTGAACCTCGAGCAGGTTCGCGACCAGACCCGCGCCACCATCGTGCAGGCGTGGGGGCAGTTGCAGGCGGGCCGGGCGCAGGTCGCCTCGGCACAGTCCCAGGTCAAGGCGTCGGAAATCGCGCTCAACGGCGTGCGCGAAGAGGCGCGGGCCGGGCAGCGCACCACGCTCGACGTCCTCAACGCACAGCAGGCGCTGGTCAATGCGCGGGTGTCGCTGGTGACCGCACAGCACGATCGCGTGGTGGCGTCCTATTCGGTGCTGAGCGCGATCGGTCGGCTGACGCCGCAGGTGCTCGGCCTGAAGACCGATGTCTACGATCCGACCGTCCACTATCAGCAGGTCCGCGATTCCTGGATCGGCGTTCGCACGCCCGACGGTCGCTGA
- a CDS encoding DUF2497 domain-containing protein: MTQPARAQEPSMEEILASIRRIIADDEAKPANVAKPPVAAAPKPEPPKPVPTPSKPAAMTPPPPAPSPAPQAAAPKPAAPPQPAPAPAPPPAPAAAEASNNQDDIDALLAGLDASTTEEEVRPPQPDGDVLELTDEMALPEPEPEPAPPTPTPLPQASYRKPVEDDLEFAEAAAPRPAAPEPKPAMAEPAYQPSTSSWSEEPPQAPIMSRATVSAVESAFNSLANTVLSNNARTLEDLVKEMLRPMLKSWLDDNLPTLVERIVRQEIERVSRGR; encoded by the coding sequence ATGACGCAGCCTGCAAGGGCCCAAGAGCCTTCCATGGAGGAGATTCTGGCGTCGATCCGTCGTATCATCGCGGATGACGAAGCCAAGCCCGCGAACGTGGCCAAACCGCCGGTCGCCGCCGCCCCGAAGCCGGAACCGCCGAAACCGGTTCCAACGCCGAGCAAGCCCGCGGCCATGACCCCACCTCCGCCAGCCCCGAGCCCGGCCCCGCAGGCCGCAGCCCCCAAGCCCGCCGCGCCGCCGCAGCCGGCGCCTGCCCCTGCGCCGCCGCCCGCACCGGCAGCGGCCGAGGCCAGCAACAACCAGGACGACATCGACGCGCTGCTGGCGGGGCTCGATGCCTCGACCACCGAGGAAGAGGTGCGGCCGCCGCAGCCCGATGGCGACGTGCTCGAACTGACCGACGAAATGGCGCTGCCGGAGCCGGAGCCCGAGCCGGCTCCGCCGACCCCGACTCCGCTGCCGCAGGCGTCCTACCGCAAGCCGGTCGAAGACGATCTCGAATTCGCCGAGGCCGCGGCGCCCAGGCCGGCTGCCCCTGAGCCGAAGCCGGCGATGGCGGAGCCCGCCTATCAGCCCTCGACCTCATCCTGGTCCGAGGAGCCGCCGCAGGCGCCGATCATGTCGCGCGCCACCGTCTCCGCTGTGGAATCCGCGTTCAACTCGCTCGCCAACACGGTGCTGAGCAACAACGCCCGCACCCTCGAGGATCTCGTCAAGGAGATGCTGCGGCCGATGCTGAAGTCGTGGCTCGACGACAATCTGCCGACCCTGGTCGAACGGATCGTGCGCCAGGAAATCGAGCGGGTCTCGCGCGGCCGCTAG